The DNA window CCGATTCGACATGCGCCGGGAAACTTCCGCGCCGAACGGCGGTGAGTCGTTGCCCGACCCCACGCGCACTCCCACCCACACCCGTCCCCTCAGGCTGTTGTTCAGCGACGGCGCCCTCAGCGACGTTGCAGCCGTGTGGTGGCCCCGCAGCCAGAACCTGAGCATCGAACTCCACGACCTGGTGGACGGCGTCGCCCCGAGAATCGGCCCGGTGACGCGCATCCACTTCGAGTGGAACGCGGTGAGCGCGCTGCAACGTCACATCGATCCCGAGGACGGGTTGGAGGTGGCCGATCCCGAACCCGGTCAGCCCAGCCGAGTCATGAGAATCTACGGCCGCGGCGGCCGTCGTCTCGACGTCGCCGTCGTCGAACCGGGCGTCGACACCGCGTACGGCTACCGAGCCATGACCCGCA is part of the Rhodococcus sp. SGAir0479 genome and encodes:
- a CDS encoding DUF5994 family protein, yielding MTRTPARFDMRRETSAPNGGESLPDPTRTPTHTRPLRLLFSDGALSDVAAVWWPRSQNLSIELHDLVDGVAPRIGPVTRIHFEWNAVSALQRHIDPEDGLEVADPEPGQPSRVMRIYGRGGRRLDVAVVEPGVDTAYGYRAMTRILPSPTAATTRGDHHRAGRMAGSRHGTHLEPRR